A DNA window from Actinokineospora baliensis contains the following coding sequences:
- a CDS encoding YbdK family carboxylate-amine ligase produces the protein MVDHVEIRVAAPKAPATPLEAPVVISLPAPGRGATDRASGLTVGVEEEFLLVDPDAGYPVPAAAAVLADLRVGPWIGQAEFFPTQVETATGVCTELDCLGDEIAGARRAVREAAVAHGVLPMASGVPVVDGPPPPRSDKARFTAIHERFTAVLEDYQACGCHVHVGVADPDTAAAVVNHLAPWLPTLLALSVNSPVRGGRDRRHESLRLLDQARFPGAGLPPYFTSGADHDEQIARLVDCGVIVDNRMTFWLARRSAHLPTVEVRVADTVQHPWEAVLQAALTRALVRVALDELAHGREGPRLDPQLGAASLWCAARHGLGTAIDPVAGVATTARAQIDALLRLTAPALRETGDWAFTRAAIDRLLASGTGADRQRAALRRGRLIDEVTGVGVTGSG, from the coding sequence GTGGTTGATCATGTCGAGATCCGGGTAGCCGCGCCGAAGGCACCCGCGACCCCGCTGGAGGCACCCGTGGTGATCAGCTTGCCCGCTCCCGGCCGTGGCGCGACCGACCGCGCGAGCGGGTTGACCGTGGGGGTGGAGGAGGAGTTCCTGCTCGTCGACCCGGACGCCGGGTACCCGGTGCCCGCCGCGGCCGCGGTGCTGGCCGACCTGCGGGTGGGGCCGTGGATCGGGCAGGCGGAGTTCTTCCCGACCCAGGTCGAGACCGCCACCGGGGTGTGCACCGAACTCGACTGCCTGGGCGACGAGATCGCCGGGGCGCGGCGCGCGGTGCGGGAGGCGGCGGTGGCGCACGGGGTACTGCCGATGGCCTCCGGGGTGCCGGTGGTCGACGGCCCGCCGCCGCCGCGCTCGGACAAGGCCCGGTTCACCGCCATCCACGAGCGGTTCACCGCCGTGCTGGAGGACTACCAGGCCTGCGGCTGCCACGTGCACGTCGGCGTGGCAGACCCGGACACCGCGGCAGCCGTGGTCAACCACCTGGCGCCGTGGCTGCCCACGCTGCTCGCCCTGTCGGTCAACTCCCCCGTGCGCGGCGGCCGCGACCGGCGGCACGAGAGCCTGCGCCTGCTGGACCAGGCCCGCTTCCCCGGCGCGGGGCTGCCGCCGTACTTCACCTCCGGCGCCGACCACGACGAGCAGATCGCCCGACTGGTGGACTGCGGCGTCATCGTGGACAACCGGATGACGTTCTGGCTGGCCCGCCGCTCCGCGCACCTGCCGACGGTGGAGGTGCGGGTGGCCGACACCGTGCAACACCCGTGGGAGGCGGTCCTGCAAGCCGCCCTGACCAGAGCCCTGGTGCGAGTCGCCCTCGACGAACTCGCCCACGGCCGCGAAGGCCCCCGCCTGGACCCCCAACTGGGCGCCGCGTCCCTGTGGTGCGCCGCCCGCCACGGCCTGGGCACGGCGATCGACCCCGTCGCCGGGGTCGCCACCACGGCCCGCGCCCAGATCGACGCCCTCTTGCGGTTGACCGCCCCGGCCTTGCGTGAAACCGGTGACTGGGCCTTCACCCGCGCGGCGATCGACCGGCTGCTCGCATCGGGCACGGGTGCGGATCGGCAGCGTGCGGCTCTGCGCAGGGGGAGGTTGATCGACGAGGTGACAGGAGTGGGGGTCACCGGATCGGGGTAA